From the Pomacea canaliculata isolate SZHN2017 linkage group LG4, ASM307304v1, whole genome shotgun sequence genome, one window contains:
- the LOC112562672 gene encoding transmembrane protease serine 11F-like isoform X1 → MATKIFQPSSRASGFLYVEDMEPYERPGVPHFNGPLTSAVSASPEQGNPPGGPATQKTLIKTFIKRFKWYYLFAACIIITLLVVVIVISVYYSKRNTEENVSCLTSINRVKVDDRQDADFLALIVFFWPWSPDMEDTNSPMYEETISKAEYWVTEIFQASFLSSCIRSAATEMMGLGGNILVRFVLHVSCDTATEIEVNKAYIEGHLLLHRTQDKSRVVSISKHIYLKKLNKKIPTSVAVPPSEIPGKGHADTNVSCPPSPPRVKLDYNQGADFEALILFFWPWSRDMKNTNSPMYEETISKAEYWVTKIFQTSSLFSCIRPAATKLIDQGGNILVHFKLYVSCDNAAEVEINRAYIEGHLLLQRTQDRSCVVSIGQDIHLQQLSNTISSKDPDYPSKINDTICGQSQMYSVPKIMGGRPVKRGEYPWVVKLLISTDKITLCGGTIWDYNHILTAAHCIAMLPMDNSTGLVDSQGISVIAGKWETLIPSRNEQYRRVKSVRIHKDFKGKIGNIANDIALLKLAKPLHPTQLVMKVCHPDASIQLPNKGIVAGWGRTKVEPKTFPEVQQSVEQTLLNASDCMKLMTLQGYWIHLTDGTLCSVNDELEGKSACMGDSGSPLFANVGTGGDERYTIFGIVSHGMACGRSPTVHTSVPHYLEWIQSTIQMLQHL, encoded by the exons ATG GCGACAAAGATTTTTCAGCCCAGTTCTCGAGCTTCCGGTTTCCTGTATGTAGAAGACATGGa GCCTTATGAACGACCTGGCGTACCTCACTTTAACGGCCCTTTGACATCCGCCGTCAGTGCGAGTCCTGAACAGGGAAATCCTCCAGGAG GACCTGCTACTCAAAAGACATTAATCAAGACCTTCATCAAAAGATTCAAGTGGTATTACCTGTTCGCTGCATGTATAATCATCACTCTTTTGGTTGTGGTCATCGTTATCTCTGTATACTACTCCA aaagaaatacagaagaaaacGTGAGCTGCCTCACTTCTATTAATCGAGTCAAGGTGGACGACAGGCAAG ATGCAGACTTTTTGGCGCTAATTGTATTTTTCTGGCCATGGTCACCTGACATGGAGGATACAAACAGTCCGATGTACGAGGAAACAATCAGTAAAGCTGAATACTGG GTGACTGAAATATTTCAGGCGAGTTTCCTGTCCTCTTGTATCAGATCTGCTGCGACAGAAATGAT ggGTCTTGGCGGGAATATTTTGGTTCGCTTCGTGCTGCATGTGAGCTGTGACACTGCAACAGAAATTGAAGTAAACAAAGCCTACATCGAGGGTCACTTGCTCCTGCACAGAACACAGGACAAAAGCCGTGTGGTCAGCATCAGTAAACATATTTATCTTAAGAAATTGAACAAGAAAATCCCTACCTCAGTAGCCGTACCACCATCTGAAATACCTG GCAAAGGTCATGCAGACACAAATGTGAGTTGCCCGCCTTCTCCACCTCGAGTGAAGCTGGACTACAATCAAG GTGCAGACTTCGAGGCGCTAATTCTATTCTTCTGgccatggtcacgtgacatgaagAACACAAACAGTCCGATGTACGAGGAAACAATCAGTAAAGCTGAATACTGG GTAACAAAGATCTTTCAGACCAGTTCACTTTTCTCGTGTATCAGACCCGCTGCGACAAAACTGAT TGATCAAGGCGGCAATATTCTGGTTCACTTCAAGCTGTATGTGAGCTGTGACAATGCAGCAGAAGTAGAAATAAACAGAGCCTACATCGAGGGTCACTTGCTCCTGCAGAGAACACAGGACAGAAGTTGTGTGGTCAGCATCGGTCAAGATATTCACCTTCAGCAGTTGAGTAATACTATCTCTTCAAAAGACCCAGATTATCCATCTAAAATAAATG ACACCATCTGTGGTCAGTCTCAGATGTACTCTGTTCCTAAAATTATGGGTGGTCGGCCTGTAAAACGCGGAGAGTACCCGTGGGTAGTAAAGCTTTTGATTAGTACGGATAAAATTACACTATGTGGAGGCACCATTTGGGACTACAACCACATCCTAACGGCGGCACACTGCATCGCTAT GCTGCCAATGGACAACAGCACAGGACTGGTAGACTCACAAGGTATAAGTGTCATTGCCGGTAAGTGGGAGACATTAATTCCTTCCCGTAACGAGCAGTACAGAAGGGTCAAGTCCGTACGAATTCACAAAGACTTCAAAGGAAAAATTGGCAATATAG CAAACGACATTGCCCTATTGAAACTGGCCAAGCCGTTACATCCCACCCAGCTAGTGATGAAAGTGTGTCACCCTGATGCCAGCATCCAGCTACCAAACAAGGGCATTGTTGCAGGCTGGGGACGAACGAAGG TGGAACCTAAAACATTTCCTGAGGTACAGCAAAGTGTAGAACAAACTCTATTAAATGCAAGCGACTGCATGAAGCTGATGACACTTCAAGGCTATTGGATTCACCTGACCGACGGGACACTATGCTCAGTTAACGATGAGCTAGAAGGAAAAAGTGCTTGTATG GGGGATTCTGGTAGTCCACTTTTTGCGAATGTGGGAACCGGAGGTGATGAACGTTACACAATCTTTGGCATCGTCTCGCACGGTATGGCGTGTGGAAGATCCCCTACAGTGCATACGTCGGTTCCACATTACCTTGAATGGATCCAAAGCACAATACAAATGTTGCAACACTTGTAA
- the LOC112562672 gene encoding transmembrane protease serine 11F-like isoform X2, translating into MEPYERPGVPHFNGPLTSAVSASPEQGNPPGGPATQKTLIKTFIKRFKWYYLFAACIIITLLVVVIVISVYYSKRNTEENVSCLTSINRVKVDDRQDADFLALIVFFWPWSPDMEDTNSPMYEETISKAEYWVTEIFQASFLSSCIRSAATEMMGLGGNILVRFVLHVSCDTATEIEVNKAYIEGHLLLHRTQDKSRVVSISKHIYLKKLNKKIPTSVAVPPSEIPGKGHADTNVSCPPSPPRVKLDYNQGADFEALILFFWPWSRDMKNTNSPMYEETISKAEYWVTKIFQTSSLFSCIRPAATKLIDQGGNILVHFKLYVSCDNAAEVEINRAYIEGHLLLQRTQDRSCVVSIGQDIHLQQLSNTISSKDPDYPSKINDTICGQSQMYSVPKIMGGRPVKRGEYPWVVKLLISTDKITLCGGTIWDYNHILTAAHCIAMLPMDNSTGLVDSQGISVIAGKWETLIPSRNEQYRRVKSVRIHKDFKGKIGNIANDIALLKLAKPLHPTQLVMKVCHPDASIQLPNKGIVAGWGRTKVEPKTFPEVQQSVEQTLLNASDCMKLMTLQGYWIHLTDGTLCSVNDELEGKSACMGDSGSPLFANVGTGGDERYTIFGIVSHGMACGRSPTVHTSVPHYLEWIQSTIQMLQHL; encoded by the exons ATGGa GCCTTATGAACGACCTGGCGTACCTCACTTTAACGGCCCTTTGACATCCGCCGTCAGTGCGAGTCCTGAACAGGGAAATCCTCCAGGAG GACCTGCTACTCAAAAGACATTAATCAAGACCTTCATCAAAAGATTCAAGTGGTATTACCTGTTCGCTGCATGTATAATCATCACTCTTTTGGTTGTGGTCATCGTTATCTCTGTATACTACTCCA aaagaaatacagaagaaaacGTGAGCTGCCTCACTTCTATTAATCGAGTCAAGGTGGACGACAGGCAAG ATGCAGACTTTTTGGCGCTAATTGTATTTTTCTGGCCATGGTCACCTGACATGGAGGATACAAACAGTCCGATGTACGAGGAAACAATCAGTAAAGCTGAATACTGG GTGACTGAAATATTTCAGGCGAGTTTCCTGTCCTCTTGTATCAGATCTGCTGCGACAGAAATGAT ggGTCTTGGCGGGAATATTTTGGTTCGCTTCGTGCTGCATGTGAGCTGTGACACTGCAACAGAAATTGAAGTAAACAAAGCCTACATCGAGGGTCACTTGCTCCTGCACAGAACACAGGACAAAAGCCGTGTGGTCAGCATCAGTAAACATATTTATCTTAAGAAATTGAACAAGAAAATCCCTACCTCAGTAGCCGTACCACCATCTGAAATACCTG GCAAAGGTCATGCAGACACAAATGTGAGTTGCCCGCCTTCTCCACCTCGAGTGAAGCTGGACTACAATCAAG GTGCAGACTTCGAGGCGCTAATTCTATTCTTCTGgccatggtcacgtgacatgaagAACACAAACAGTCCGATGTACGAGGAAACAATCAGTAAAGCTGAATACTGG GTAACAAAGATCTTTCAGACCAGTTCACTTTTCTCGTGTATCAGACCCGCTGCGACAAAACTGAT TGATCAAGGCGGCAATATTCTGGTTCACTTCAAGCTGTATGTGAGCTGTGACAATGCAGCAGAAGTAGAAATAAACAGAGCCTACATCGAGGGTCACTTGCTCCTGCAGAGAACACAGGACAGAAGTTGTGTGGTCAGCATCGGTCAAGATATTCACCTTCAGCAGTTGAGTAATACTATCTCTTCAAAAGACCCAGATTATCCATCTAAAATAAATG ACACCATCTGTGGTCAGTCTCAGATGTACTCTGTTCCTAAAATTATGGGTGGTCGGCCTGTAAAACGCGGAGAGTACCCGTGGGTAGTAAAGCTTTTGATTAGTACGGATAAAATTACACTATGTGGAGGCACCATTTGGGACTACAACCACATCCTAACGGCGGCACACTGCATCGCTAT GCTGCCAATGGACAACAGCACAGGACTGGTAGACTCACAAGGTATAAGTGTCATTGCCGGTAAGTGGGAGACATTAATTCCTTCCCGTAACGAGCAGTACAGAAGGGTCAAGTCCGTACGAATTCACAAAGACTTCAAAGGAAAAATTGGCAATATAG CAAACGACATTGCCCTATTGAAACTGGCCAAGCCGTTACATCCCACCCAGCTAGTGATGAAAGTGTGTCACCCTGATGCCAGCATCCAGCTACCAAACAAGGGCATTGTTGCAGGCTGGGGACGAACGAAGG TGGAACCTAAAACATTTCCTGAGGTACAGCAAAGTGTAGAACAAACTCTATTAAATGCAAGCGACTGCATGAAGCTGATGACACTTCAAGGCTATTGGATTCACCTGACCGACGGGACACTATGCTCAGTTAACGATGAGCTAGAAGGAAAAAGTGCTTGTATG GGGGATTCTGGTAGTCCACTTTTTGCGAATGTGGGAACCGGAGGTGATGAACGTTACACAATCTTTGGCATCGTCTCGCACGGTATGGCGTGTGGAAGATCCCCTACAGTGCATACGTCGGTTCCACATTACCTTGAATGGATCCAAAGCACAATACAAATGTTGCAACACTTGTAA